One Felis catus isolate Fca126 chromosome D1, F.catus_Fca126_mat1.0, whole genome shotgun sequence DNA segment encodes these proteins:
- the LOC101097591 gene encoding olfactory receptor 5I1-like: MELENLTVKTEFFLLGFSEHPELWRVLFAVFLFIYSVTLMGNLGMMSLIMTSSHLHTPMYFFLCILSFVDVCYSSVIAPKLLADLVSEKKTISYKGCAAQLYFFCSLVDTESFLLAAMAYDRYLAICNPLLYTVIMSKRLCCQLVIGAFWGGTMSSIIHTTNTFHLSFCSKEINHFFCDISPLFSLSCTDTYMHDIVLVVFAGLVEAICLLTVLLSYVCIIAAILKTGSAEGRRKGFSTCASHLTVVTIYHGTLIFIYLRPSAGHSLDIDKVTSVFYTLIIPMLNPLIYSLRNKDVKNAFRKVISRKLLS, translated from the coding sequence ATGGAATTGGAGAACCTCACTGTGAAGACTGAGTTCTTTCTCTTGGGATTTAGTGAGCATCCAGAACTCTGGAGGGTTCTTTTTGCTGTGTTCCTTTTTATCTACTCTGTTACCTTAATGGGGAACCTAGGGATGATGTCATTAATCATGACCAGTTCGCATTTGCACACCCCTATGTACTTTTTCCTCTGCATACTGTCCTTCGTCGATGTATGCTACTCCTCCGTCATTGCCCCCAAATTACTTGCAGACTTGGTTTCTGAGAAAAAGACCATTTCTTACAAGGGCTGTGCTGCACagttatattttttctgttctttggttGACACAGAATCTTTCCTCTTGGCTGCCATGGCTTATGACCGGTACCTAGCCATCTGCAACCCACTGCTTTATACTGTTATTATGTCCAAGAGGCTTTGCTGCCAGCTTGTGATTGGAGCATTTTGGGGGGGTACCATGAGCTCAATTATTCACACTACCAATACCTTCCATCTGTCTTTCTGCTCCAAAGAAATTAACCATTTCTTCTGTGATATCTCCCcactcttctctctgtcctgcaCTGATACTTACATGCATGACATTGTTCTGGTAGTTTTTGCTGGTTTAGTGGAAGCTATCTGTCTTCTAACAGTTCTTCTCTCTTATGTCTGCATCATAGCAGCCATTCTTAAAACAGGTTCTgctgaaggaagaagaaaagggttCTCCACTTGTGCTTCCCATCTGACTGTGGTCACTATTTACCATGGtaccctcatttttatttatttgcgcCCCAGCGCTGGTCATTCGCTGGATATTGACAAAGTGACCTCTGTGTTCTATACATTGATTATACCTATGTTGAATCCCTTAATTTACAGTCTGAGGAACAAAGATGTCAAAAATGCCTTTAGGAAAGTGATCAGCCGAAAATTGCTTtcttaa